One Thermococcus sp. genomic window carries:
- a CDS encoding fibrillarin-like rRNA/tRNA 2'-O-methyltransferase: MKVKKHKFPGVYIIVEDDGSERIATKNLVPGQRVYGERVIKFEGDEYRIWNPSRSKLGAAILNGLKNFPIKPGSTVLYLGIASGTTASHVSDIVGWEGKIFGVEFSPRVLRELVPIVEERRNIVPILGDATKPEGYRALVPKVDVIFEDVAQPTQAKILIDNAKVYLKSGGYGMISVKSRSIDVTKEPEEVFKEVEEELSEYFEVVERLSLEPYEKDHALFVVRKP; this comes from the coding sequence ATGAAGGTTAAAAAGCACAAGTTCCCGGGCGTTTACATCATCGTTGAGGATGACGGGAGCGAGAGGATAGCGACCAAGAACCTCGTTCCCGGGCAGAGGGTTTACGGTGAGAGAGTTATCAAGTTCGAGGGAGATGAATATAGGATATGGAACCCGAGCAGGTCGAAGCTTGGCGCGGCAATCCTCAACGGCCTCAAGAACTTCCCGATTAAGCCCGGTTCAACGGTTCTATACCTCGGAATAGCGAGCGGAACGACAGCCTCACACGTCAGCGACATCGTCGGCTGGGAGGGCAAGATATTTGGCGTTGAGTTCTCGCCTCGCGTTCTCAGGGAGCTGGTTCCCATCGTCGAGGAGAGGAGGAACATAGTTCCTATACTCGGCGACGCGACAAAGCCGGAAGGCTACCGCGCCCTCGTTCCGAAGGTGGATGTAATCTTCGAGGACGTGGCTCAGCCAACGCAGGCGAAGATACTCATAGACAACGCAAAAGTATATCTCAAGAGCGGTGGCTACGGGATGATATCGGTCAAGAGCAGGAGCATAGACGTGACTAAAGAGCCCGAGGAAGTATTTAAAGAGGTTGAGGAGGAGCTTTCCGAGTATTTCGAGGTCGTCGAGAGGCTTTCGCTTGAGCCCTACGAGAAGGACCACGCGTTGTTTGTTGTGAGGAAGCCTTGA